In a genomic window of Actinomycetota bacterium:
- a CDS encoding Ig-like domain-containing protein gives MATGDGTWQWINPSVQGNTIMGISFIDANTGWAVGSAGTVLKTADGGATWSPQIPSPNTCAGVTPYGNGCGLKGVSFIDASNGWVVGDYGTIWHTVTGGSSWTSQSLPGSGCGGGSCIYASLLGVHFIDSQVGVAVGPNYAFATRDGGASWQQVSGVSTSHSLNAVQMVSSTTAYAVGDSGVVYLITWNGATWSAVLQAGASTQNLYDVYFADAQHGLAVGGGRVWRTTDGTTWSQNSAARSESLRSVTMTGNTLVVTGGVQTVGENPGSSVILKRTSPGSWPGTWSDPIDAVAAGLTAASSNGTTDQLYTVAFPGGSSTGFAAGEAGGIVKTTDTGSNWALVAGGNAKKITGSSFINDTTGWMVAMDGSVMKTVNAGASWASDSSGIAAGTKLRAVSFINDTTGFAVGYSGRLFDATNAGVAYKYNGTSWSAMSLPAGVATLEAIHMTSATNGWAVGRAGASAPTGVALKTTDGSTWVFDGAGIGTDIKLYGVDATGASDGWAVGENSTSGNAVLLKYASGAPGSWTVTEKSDSTGFLGIDIVDGTTGYAVGYKSPSATPPYWQDSRIYKTGDGGTTWNTSLSTTYHNWFLSVAFINSTTGYVSGGSAGRVIKTTDGGTTWTPESVGAGWDLNTITVVPSTWAASGYAAFVGGDNAAALRSARPPEVESVNTAGVKVERSSTVSATFTKDLTPGTVTGTSFTVKRHSDSAPVTGTISFPSGNRTPVFTPASPLDYATQYDATFTTVVTDSSGNHLVENYDWSFSTSRDYWWTWYDNLSTGAQNWVLMANPSSAANNLTYKLSIGGVTQDLTQWNNGVAAPGASLTPQYPGVRNGPVNAASITGGYKGIVSQRVLWGQNSLEEVLGTDAEKLSNHFYWTWYDDLSSGYTNYVMVANPGTANVFYRVKVAGVSRSTGEILPGQSAFWRDGSLQGGPVEVEGCTVAFVPIDMTCGSPADVLASQRVLSNGDSAFNEVPGIPAADLSYRYVWTWYDNHTAGATDWIMIANQNAVDMSYEILIGGVIVQSDTDPGAGPIPPGGYVAPVFRAPDVPAATGPVEVRTYDATAPGLPHTTPMNSIASQRVVWGPSFEEVPGYPYSALTNTYHWTWYDQSQANVFNWVMVAKQDETSTTVYYKVLVGGVERKACTQISDADRDYASFPTIIGGPVEVRSYSDDTCTTPSAPGNGIMASQRVLWKGFFNETLGTVLN, from the coding sequence GTGGCTACCGGTGATGGCACCTGGCAGTGGATCAATCCCTCGGTGCAGGGCAACACGATAATGGGGATATCATTCATCGACGCTAACACCGGGTGGGCGGTCGGCTCTGCCGGAACAGTCCTCAAGACTGCTGACGGCGGCGCGACCTGGAGTCCGCAGATACCGTCTCCAAACACTTGTGCCGGTGTAACGCCGTATGGCAACGGCTGCGGCCTGAAGGGTGTCTCATTCATCGACGCCAGCAATGGTTGGGTGGTCGGGGATTACGGGACCATCTGGCATACTGTCACGGGTGGCTCGTCGTGGACCTCCCAGTCATTGCCGGGCTCGGGATGTGGAGGCGGCAGCTGCATCTATGCGTCTTTACTGGGAGTCCATTTCATCGACAGCCAGGTGGGTGTCGCAGTCGGACCAAACTACGCTTTCGCGACCAGGGATGGCGGCGCCAGCTGGCAACAGGTCAGCGGAGTCAGTACAAGCCACAGTCTCAACGCGGTACAGATGGTCAGCAGCACCACCGCTTATGCGGTCGGTGATAGCGGTGTTGTTTACCTGATCACCTGGAATGGCGCCACCTGGAGCGCTGTTTTGCAGGCCGGGGCCTCGACACAAAACCTGTACGATGTCTACTTCGCTGATGCCCAGCATGGTTTGGCAGTAGGTGGCGGCCGCGTCTGGCGTACTACTGACGGCACGACCTGGAGCCAGAACTCCGCTGCTCGTTCCGAATCATTAAGAAGCGTCACCATGACCGGTAACACGCTGGTAGTCACTGGCGGAGTTCAGACAGTGGGCGAAAATCCGGGCAGCAGCGTCATCCTCAAGCGAACATCCCCGGGTAGCTGGCCAGGTACCTGGAGTGATCCGATAGATGCTGTCGCGGCTGGTCTGACGGCAGCGTCGAGTAATGGCACAACCGACCAGCTGTATACGGTCGCATTCCCGGGAGGCAGCAGTACGGGATTTGCGGCCGGTGAGGCCGGCGGAATCGTCAAGACGACTGACACCGGTTCAAACTGGGCGCTCGTCGCAGGTGGAAATGCCAAGAAGATCACCGGCTCGAGTTTCATCAACGATACGACTGGCTGGATGGTTGCGATGGATGGATCGGTGATGAAGACGGTGAACGCCGGCGCCAGCTGGGCCTCTGACAGCAGCGGCATCGCTGCAGGAACAAAGCTGCGGGCAGTCTCATTCATCAACGATACGACCGGATTTGCAGTCGGATACTCGGGAAGGCTGTTCGACGCCACCAATGCAGGCGTCGCTTACAAATATAACGGAACCAGCTGGTCCGCCATGTCCTTGCCTGCCGGGGTTGCGACTCTCGAGGCCATTCATATGACAAGCGCCACCAACGGTTGGGCTGTCGGGCGGGCGGGTGCTTCGGCGCCGACCGGAGTCGCTCTGAAGACAACTGATGGATCGACATGGGTTTTTGATGGCGCAGGCATAGGCACGGATATCAAGCTTTATGGAGTCGACGCGACGGGCGCAAGCGATGGCTGGGCAGTAGGCGAGAACAGCACTTCAGGAAACGCAGTGCTGCTCAAGTACGCCAGCGGGGCGCCGGGAAGCTGGACGGTCACTGAAAAGTCAGACTCGACCGGTTTTCTGGGAATCGATATCGTCGACGGGACAACAGGTTACGCGGTAGGGTACAAGTCGCCATCAGCGACGCCCCCATACTGGCAGGACAGCCGCATCTACAAGACGGGCGATGGGGGTACGACCTGGAACACGTCACTGTCGACGACATACCATAACTGGTTCTTAAGCGTTGCTTTCATCAATTCGACTACCGGTTATGTCTCCGGCGGCAGCGCCGGCAGGGTGATCAAGACCACGGATGGTGGCACTACCTGGACGCCTGAAAGTGTCGGCGCCGGCTGGGACCTGAACACGATCACTGTTGTCCCATCCACCTGGGCCGCTTCAGGTTACGCGGCATTCGTGGGTGGCGACAATGCTGCAGCGCTTCGTTCTGCCAGACCGCCGGAGGTTGAGTCGGTGAACACGGCGGGTGTGAAGGTTGAGAGGTCATCGACTGTCTCAGCCACGTTTACAAAGGACCTCACTCCCGGGACTGTGACCGGCACGAGCTTTACGGTAAAGAGGCACAGCGATTCTGCTCCCGTGACAGGGACGATCAGTTTCCCGAGCGGAAACCGGACCCCGGTGTTCACACCGGCTTCTCCACTTGATTATGCGACCCAGTATGACGCTACCTTCACCACGGTGGTGACTGATTCGAGCGGCAACCATCTCGTGGAAAACTATGACTGGAGCTTCTCGACCAGCAGGGATTACTGGTGGACCTGGTACGACAACCTGAGCACCGGGGCGCAGAACTGGGTGCTAATGGCCAACCCGAGTTCCGCGGCAAACAACCTTACCTATAAGCTGAGTATAGGCGGCGTCACGCAGGATCTGACGCAGTGGAACAACGGTGTTGCTGCTCCGGGCGCGAGCCTGACGCCCCAGTATCCAGGTGTCCGCAATGGCCCGGTCAATGCGGCCTCGATCACCGGCGGATACAAGGGCATCGTCAGCCAGCGCGTCCTCTGGGGCCAGAACTCCCTTGAGGAAGTCCTCGGCACCGATGCCGAGAAGCTGTCGAACCACTTCTACTGGACCTGGTATGACGACCTGTCCTCAGGCTATACGAACTACGTGATGGTCGCCAATCCGGGCACGGCTAACGTGTTCTACCGCGTCAAGGTAGCCGGAGTATCCAGGTCGACAGGTGAGATCCTGCCGGGCCAGTCCGCTTTCTGGCGCGACGGTAGCCTGCAGGGTGGCCCGGTCGAGGTGGAGGGCTGTACCGTCGCCTTCGTGCCGATCGATATGACCTGCGGCTCGCCTGCCGATGTGCTGGCCTCCCAGCGAGTGCTTTCAAATGGCGACAGCGCTTTCAACGAAGTTCCGGGAATACCGGCGGCTGATTTGAGCTACCGTTATGTCTGGACCTGGTATGACAACCATACCGCCGGCGCGACTGACTGGATCATGATCGCCAATCAGAACGCCGTTGACATGTCTTACGAGATCCTGATAGGCGGCGTGATAGTCCAGAGCGACACCGATCCCGGCGCCGGGCCTATTCCTCCGGGCGGCTATGTCGCGCCTGTCTTCAGGGCTCCCGATGTGCCGGCGGCCACTGGTCCGGTCGAGGTCAGGACGTATGACGCCACCGCGCCGGGACTGCCTCACACGACGCCCATGAATTCCATCGCCTCCCAGCGGGTAGTCTGGGGTCCGTCGTTCGAGGAGGTCCCGGGCTATCCATATTCGGCCCTCACCAACACCTATCACTGGACCTGGTATGACCAGTCCCAGGCGAACGTCTTCAACTGGGTGATGGTCGCCAAGCAGGACGAGACGTCGACTACCGTCTACTACAAGGTCCTGGTCGGGGGCGTCGAGCGCAAGGCATGCACCCAGATATCCGACGCTGACAGGGACTATGCGTCCTTCCCGACCATCATCGGCGGGCCGGTGGAGGTCAGGTCGTACTCCGACGACACCTGCACCACGCCCTCCGCCCCGGGCAACGGCATCATGGCCTCCCAGCGCGTGCTCTGGAAGGGCTTCTTCAACGAGACCCTGGGGACGGTGCTCAACTAG
- a CDS encoding cytidine/deoxycytidylate deaminase family protein — MLAAVPLPRKSGRPSWDEYFFQIARQVATRSTCMRRQVGAVLVKDKRLLSTGYNGAPRDISHCIDVGCLREELGVPSGERHELCRALHAEQNAIAQAALHGVKIEGSTLYCTHQPCSLCAKMIINAGIVEVYFDEGYPDELAAGFFAEAGIKLHKIGG; from the coding sequence ATGCTCGCCGCGGTTCCCCTTCCCCGAAAATCAGGCCGCCCCAGCTGGGATGAGTACTTCTTCCAGATAGCCAGACAGGTCGCCACGCGTTCGACCTGCATGCGCCGCCAGGTCGGGGCCGTGCTGGTCAAGGACAAGCGGCTGCTCTCCACCGGCTATAACGGCGCGCCACGTGATATCAGCCACTGCATCGATGTGGGCTGTCTTCGCGAGGAGTTGGGGGTCCCGTCAGGCGAGCGGCACGAACTGTGCCGTGCTCTCCATGCCGAACAGAATGCCATCGCCCAGGCGGCGCTGCATGGGGTGAAGATCGAGGGTTCCACCCTCTACTGTACCCACCAGCCCTGTTCCCTGTGCGCCAAGATGATTATTAATGCCGGAATCGTGGAAGTGTATTTCGACGAGGGCTATCCCGACGAGCTTGCGGCTGGTTTCTTTGCAGAAGCAGGCATAAAGCTGCACAAGATCGGAGGATGA
- a CDS encoding undecaprenyl/decaprenyl-phosphate alpha-N-acetylglucosaminyl 1-phosphate transferase, producing the protein MPDLGTTLEFIFRDEVAALVAFLMAATIVFAVTPTVGNIARRMGAMDEPDDRKIHDDPTPRLGGLAIYFGFIIPALLFLPLTNELKGVVVGASVITLFGAVDDFRGTTPLVKFGGQFLAAGCLVWYGVQIDYFNLPYFGTVELSPALAIPLTLIWVVTVVNIFNFIDGMDGLAAGVCTIAAGTFAIIAISMGRPEAGILAAILAGTTLGFLRHNFFPASIFMGDSGSMLLGFVLAAVTVHGVLKSVAAVTLVIPLLIMGVPIFDLSLTILRRMKNHQNIFQPDRGHLHHRLFNIGFSQRKAVLVLYAWCTLMSSLALSMRFAPGFVTVILAGLVIGVSLYLVYLLDILQVRSRRGIDTR; encoded by the coding sequence TTGCCGGATCTGGGCACCACACTGGAGTTCATTTTCCGCGATGAGGTCGCGGCGCTGGTCGCTTTCCTGATGGCGGCCACGATCGTCTTCGCGGTCACGCCCACCGTCGGCAATATCGCCCGCAGGATGGGCGCCATGGATGAGCCCGACGACCGCAAGATCCATGACGATCCGACGCCACGGCTGGGTGGCCTGGCCATCTATTTCGGCTTCATCATCCCGGCGCTGCTGTTCCTGCCTTTGACCAACGAGCTGAAGGGTGTCGTGGTCGGCGCTTCCGTCATCACCCTGTTCGGCGCCGTCGACGATTTTCGTGGGACCACACCCCTGGTCAAGTTCGGAGGACAGTTCCTGGCCGCGGGCTGCCTGGTCTGGTACGGCGTACAGATCGACTATTTCAATCTGCCTTACTTCGGGACGGTCGAACTTTCCCCGGCTCTGGCGATCCCCCTGACCCTGATATGGGTCGTCACAGTCGTCAACATCTTCAACTTCATCGACGGCATGGACGGCCTGGCCGCGGGGGTATGCACGATCGCCGCGGGGACCTTCGCCATCATCGCCATCTCCATGGGCAGGCCCGAGGCCGGCATCCTGGCGGCGATTCTGGCCGGAACCACCCTGGGTTTCCTGCGCCATAACTTCTTCCCGGCGTCGATCTTCATGGGCGACTCGGGCTCGATGCTCCTGGGATTCGTGCTGGCCGCCGTGACCGTACACGGCGTGCTCAAGAGCGTCGCTGCTGTCACCCTGGTGATCCCGCTGCTGATCATGGGCGTGCCCATCTTCGACCTGTCGCTGACCATCCTGCGGCGGATGAAGAATCACCAGAACATCTTCCAGCCGGACCGGGGCCACCTGCACCACCGGCTCTTCAACATCGGTTTTTCCCAGAGGAAGGCTGTGCTGGTCCTCTACGCCTGGTGCACCCTGATGAGTTCGCTGGCGCTTTCCATGAGGTTCGCTCCCGGATTCGTCACGGTGATACTGGCCGGGCTGGTCATCGGCGTCAGTCTCTACCTGGTGTACCTGCTGGACATCCTGCAGGTCCGCAGCCGCCGGGGCATCGACACCCGCTGA
- a CDS encoding AtpZ/AtpI family protein, with the protein MTSYLVGGVALGTASGLGLDYLLHTTPLFLIVGVFAGFFAGLYGIYKSL; encoded by the coding sequence ATCACTTCATACCTGGTCGGAGGGGTAGCGCTCGGCACCGCCAGCGGGCTGGGTCTGGACTACCTTCTCCACACCACACCGCTTTTCCTCATCGTAGGAGTGTTCGCGGGTTTCTTTGCCGGTTTGTACGGCATCTATAAGAGCCTGTGA
- the atpB gene encoding F0F1 ATP synthase subunit A, producing MSSGAEGEGFQPTGEFEHAVKPLAPFGHELSFHIGPIDMSISMAVAYVWIAAIVVAIVCIGIARVAKVLPSKKQVAFEALYEYVRDNLVGAVMHGKIATAWFPYIMTLFLFILFSNLIGLIPLFLGREPDSWIPAFRTYAATSNINVTVALALMTFVLTHFSGIKANGAIGYFKGWVPGTAPGVLKPVLFIIHFFSEIFRLLSLAVRLYANMLAGHIMILVFYALIFMLPSVLMIVILAPLIEAGVLAVSGFEIFVAAIQSYIFAILSAVYIGGAIHQEH from the coding sequence ATGAGTTCCGGAGCTGAAGGTGAAGGCTTCCAGCCTACTGGTGAATTCGAGCACGCGGTAAAGCCGCTGGCTCCGTTCGGCCACGAGCTTTCTTTCCACATCGGGCCCATCGACATGTCGATCAGCATGGCTGTCGCCTATGTCTGGATCGCCGCTATCGTCGTGGCGATCGTCTGTATCGGTATCGCCCGCGTCGCCAAGGTGCTGCCATCGAAGAAACAGGTCGCCTTCGAGGCGCTGTATGAATATGTCCGGGACAATCTCGTGGGCGCCGTGATGCACGGCAAGATCGCCACAGCCTGGTTCCCTTACATCATGACGCTTTTCCTCTTCATCCTGTTCAGCAACCTGATCGGGCTGATACCGCTCTTCCTTGGCCGGGAGCCTGATAGCTGGATACCGGCGTTCAGGACCTACGCCGCCACCTCGAACATCAACGTCACCGTGGCGCTGGCTCTGATGACGTTCGTGCTCACGCACTTCTCGGGGATCAAGGCCAACGGCGCGATCGGCTATTTCAAGGGCTGGGTGCCCGGAACCGCTCCTGGTGTGCTCAAGCCGGTACTTTTCATCATCCACTTTTTCAGCGAGATCTTCCGCCTGCTTTCTCTGGCGGTCAGGCTTTACGCCAACATGCTGGCGGGCCACATAATGATCCTGGTCTTCTATGCCCTGATCTTCATGCTGCCGTCGGTCCTGATGATCGTAATCCTGGCGCCACTGATCGAAGCGGGCGTTCTCGCCGTCAGCGGCTTCGAGATCTTCGTGGCGGCGATCCAGTCGTACATCTTCGCGATCCTGTCGGCGGTGTACATCGGTGGAGCGATCCACCAGGAACACTAG
- the atpE gene encoding ATP synthase F0 subunit C, with translation MALLAAGISMGIGALGPGIGIGYLVGKSVEGIARQPEASGDIRTTMFIGIGVTEAVALYALVIAILLIFVA, from the coding sequence ATGGCTCTGTTGGCCGCGGGTATCTCCATGGGTATAGGCGCCCTGGGCCCCGGCATCGGCATCGGCTACCTCGTCGGCAAGAGCGTCGAGGGTATCGCCAGGCAGCCTGAGGCTTCAGGCGACATCCGGACCACCATGTTCATCGGTATTGGTGTAACCGAGGCTGTCGCGCTGTACGCCCTGGTTATCGCAATTCTGCTTATCTTTGTCGCTTAA
- the atpF gene encoding F0F1 ATP synthase subunit B: MINPEPGLVIWTLLTFTVLFFALRKFAYGPIQNMIDARRDAIEQSIKAAEETRRQAELKYEEYLASIAQAKHEAEEIIERAHKVGESTKSEIVDQAREQAQKEVEDARAQIQRETRKAVQEIKDQVADLTILAAGKVTGKSMNKEDHLRLVDEALSEVDFEQLGAGGK; this comes from the coding sequence ATGATAAATCCTGAACCCGGATTGGTAATTTGGACCCTGCTGACCTTCACGGTGCTGTTCTTCGCCCTGAGGAAATTCGCTTACGGTCCGATCCAGAACATGATCGACGCGCGCCGCGACGCCATCGAGCAGAGCATCAAGGCAGCGGAAGAAACGCGCCGCCAGGCTGAGCTCAAGTACGAGGAATATCTCGCGAGCATAGCCCAGGCCAAGCATGAGGCCGAGGAGATCATCGAGCGCGCCCACAAGGTGGGCGAAAGCACCAAATCCGAAATCGTCGACCAGGCTCGCGAGCAGGCTCAGAAAGAAGTCGAGGATGCCCGCGCCCAGATCCAGCGTGAGACCCGCAAGGCTGTCCAGGAGATCAAGGACCAGGTCGCTGACCTGACCATCCTGGCCGCCGGCAAGGTCACCGGTAAATCGATGAACAAAGAGGATCATCTGCGCCTGGTGGACGAAGCCCTGTCAGAAGTTGATTTCGAGCAGCTTGGCGCCGGAGGGAAGTAA
- the atpH gene encoding ATP synthase F1 subunit delta has product MGDSKITNVYARALFESARDANTLDATAADLASFAGAMDASPELTAVMYNPRIDTDTKKKVVAQLTEGADRIFVNGINLLIDKRHSDLLFDLNGQFQKLLKTEQNVVEVEVTSAVDLPEETMAGIRRRIEESTGRKVEIKATVREDIIGGLILRFGDVIVDSSLQAKLEQLRSRLSQANIGSEQL; this is encoded by the coding sequence TTGGGCGATTCCAAAATAACGAATGTATATGCCCGGGCACTGTTCGAATCGGCGCGGGATGCCAATACCCTGGACGCCACTGCGGCCGACCTCGCGTCGTTCGCCGGCGCCATGGACGCATCTCCTGAGCTGACCGCGGTCATGTATAACCCCCGGATCGACACGGACACCAAAAAGAAGGTGGTGGCCCAGCTGACCGAGGGTGCGGACCGCATTTTCGTCAACGGTATCAACCTCCTGATCGACAAGCGCCACTCTGACCTGCTCTTCGATCTTAACGGGCAGTTCCAGAAGCTGCTCAAGACTGAGCAGAACGTGGTGGAGGTTGAAGTCACTTCGGCGGTGGATCTGCCGGAGGAGACCATGGCAGGCATTCGGAGGAGGATCGAGGAATCGACCGGCAGGAAGGTCGAGATCAAGGCCACAGTCCGTGAGGACATCATCGGTGGCCTCATCCTCAGATTTGGAGATGTAATCGTGGATAGTAGCCTGCAGGCGAAGCTCGAACAGCTGCGCTCGAGGCTATCTCAAGCCAACATAGGGAGTGAACAGCTTTGA
- a CDS encoding F0F1 ATP synthase subunit alpha has protein sequence MKLRPEEITAVLKSQIENYEAEVKVEEVGRVLEVGDGIARIHGLENCMSSEMLELPNDVVGLALNLEEDNVGAVLMGPDTLISEGDLVKRSGKVMSVPVGEALVGRVVNALGRPIDNKGPIETTEYRPVEFKAPGVLQRQPVREPLQTGLKSIDSMIPIGRGQRELIIGDRRTGKTAIAIDTIINQKGQDVICIYVAIGQKASNVATVVAKLEEAGAMDYTIVVMASASERAPLKYLAPFVGTAMGEYFCYNGKHALCIYDDLTKHADAYRQMSLLLRRPPGREAYPGDVFYLHSRLLERSVKLHDSLGGGSLTALPVIETQAGDVSAYIPTNVISITDGQIFLEPDLFYSGVRPAINVGISVSRVGGNAQIKAMKKVAGKMRLDLAQYNSLKAFAQFGSELDAFTQAQLARGERMVESLNQSQFAPMVVEEQVAVIFAATQGYLDGIDVDRVKSFNEGLVHRMRSDYAGVLETIRNEKDLSEETEGKLREALDAYLRDFSPDHEEMAASAPSA, from the coding sequence TTGAAACTGCGTCCAGAAGAAATCACCGCGGTTCTCAAGAGTCAGATCGAGAACTACGAGGCGGAAGTCAAGGTCGAGGAGGTGGGAAGGGTCCTTGAGGTGGGTGATGGTATCGCTCGCATCCACGGTCTGGAGAACTGCATGTCCTCCGAGATGCTCGAGCTTCCCAACGACGTAGTCGGCCTGGCGCTGAACCTTGAAGAAGACAACGTCGGAGCCGTGCTCATGGGTCCTGACACCCTGATCTCGGAAGGCGACCTGGTCAAGCGGAGCGGCAAGGTCATGAGCGTGCCCGTCGGCGAGGCTCTCGTCGGCCGCGTGGTCAACGCACTGGGCCGTCCCATCGACAACAAGGGCCCCATCGAGACAACTGAGTACCGTCCGGTAGAGTTCAAGGCGCCGGGAGTGTTGCAGCGCCAGCCGGTGCGTGAGCCGCTGCAGACCGGCCTCAAGTCCATCGACTCGATGATCCCGATCGGCCGCGGACAGCGCGAGCTGATCATCGGCGACCGCCGGACAGGCAAGACCGCCATCGCCATCGACACCATCATCAACCAGAAGGGGCAGGACGTAATCTGCATCTACGTCGCCATCGGCCAGAAAGCCTCCAACGTCGCCACAGTAGTTGCGAAGCTGGAAGAGGCCGGCGCCATGGATTACACCATAGTCGTCATGGCCTCGGCTTCCGAGCGCGCCCCGCTCAAATACCTTGCTCCGTTCGTGGGTACGGCGATGGGTGAATATTTTTGTTACAACGGCAAGCATGCCCTCTGCATTTATGACGATCTGACCAAGCACGCTGACGCGTATCGCCAGATGTCGCTGCTGCTTCGCCGTCCTCCCGGGCGCGAGGCTTATCCAGGTGACGTCTTTTACCTGCACTCCCGTTTGCTGGAGCGTTCGGTCAAGCTTCACGACTCCCTCGGCGGCGGCTCTCTGACGGCTCTGCCGGTCATCGAGACGCAGGCTGGCGACGTGTCCGCTTATATCCCGACTAACGTCATCTCGATCACTGACGGCCAGATCTTCCTGGAGCCGGACCTCTTTTACTCCGGTGTCAGACCGGCCATCAACGTCGGTATCTCGGTCAGCCGCGTAGGCGGTAACGCCCAGATCAAGGCCATGAAGAAAGTGGCCGGCAAGATGCGCCTCGACCTGGCCCAGTACAACTCACTCAAGGCCTTCGCCCAGTTCGGTTCGGAACTGGACGCTTTCACCCAGGCCCAGCTGGCCCGTGGCGAGCGCATGGTTGAGTCGCTTAACCAGAGCCAGTTCGCCCCCATGGTTGTCGAAGAGCAGGTGGCAGTCATCTTCGCTGCTACGCAGGGCTACCTCGACGGCATCGACGTCGACCGGGTCAAGAGCTTCAATGAGGGACTGGTCCACCGCATGCGCAGTGATTATGCCGGCGTGCTGGAGACCATCCGCAACGAGAAAGACCTCTCTGAAGAGACCGAAGGCAAGCTGCGTGAAGCCCTCGATGCTTATCTCAGGGACTTCAGCCCCGACCACGAGGAAATGGCGGCTTCGGCCCCTTCGGCCTAG
- the atpG gene encoding ATP synthase F1 subunit gamma, giving the protein MAKIKDIARRISSVKNTRKTTKAMEMVAGARLRRAQSRIEALRPYAERMMELMQEVSRVTEHTSQFPLLEVREEIRTVAIVLLTGDRGLAGAFNANIIRHGLTLADEMEGKGRQVKWFVVGKRGIGTMRFRGMEIKESIQGITDRPKYTDAEDMAHRIVSAYINGEVDQVHLIYNHFKSAVEQTVTEQVILPLGKELVETVPVTEEERKLQGDFIYEPDSASILSDLLPNYVDTGIYRALLESTASEHGARMTAMRNASEAAEEMVDKLTLDMNKARQAAITQEILEVVGGAEALA; this is encoded by the coding sequence ATGGCAAAGATAAAAGACATCGCTAGGCGGATCAGTTCCGTCAAGAATACGCGCAAGACCACCAAGGCGATGGAGATGGTGGCCGGCGCCCGCCTGCGGCGGGCCCAGTCGCGCATCGAAGCCCTGAGGCCCTACGCCGAACGCATGATGGAGCTGATGCAGGAAGTGTCCCGGGTCACCGAGCACACCAGCCAGTTCCCGCTGCTTGAAGTGCGCGAAGAAATAAGGACGGTCGCTATCGTCCTGCTCACCGGAGACCGCGGTCTGGCCGGCGCGTTCAACGCCAATATCATCAGGCACGGCCTGACGCTGGCGGATGAGATGGAAGGCAAGGGCCGCCAGGTCAAATGGTTCGTCGTCGGCAAGAGGGGCATCGGTACCATGCGCTTCCGCGGCATGGAGATCAAGGAGTCGATCCAGGGTATCACCGACCGGCCCAAGTACACTGATGCCGAGGATATGGCTCACCGCATCGTCTCTGCATATATAAACGGCGAAGTGGACCAGGTCCACCTGATCTATAACCATTTCAAGTCGGCGGTGGAGCAGACTGTGACCGAGCAGGTCATCCTGCCTCTTGGCAAGGAACTGGTTGAGACGGTTCCGGTCACGGAAGAAGAGCGCAAGCTTCAGGGTGATTTTATCTACGAGCCGGATTCGGCTTCGATTCTCTCTGACCTGCTGCCCAACTATGTCGATACCGGCATCTACCGGGCATTGCTGGAATCAACTGCAAGCGAACACGGGGCTCGCATGACCGCGATGCGCAACGCCTCCGAAGCGGCGGAAGAGATGGTGGACAAACTGACGCTCGACATGAACAAGGCGCGCCAGGCAGCCATCACCCAGGAGATCCTGGAAGTAGTCGGCGGCGCCGAGGCGCTCGCATAG